The following are encoded in a window of bacterium genomic DNA:
- a CDS encoding transposase translates to MNEVSVIVTNHTGLEDREIFARYKRRWEIECVFRELKDNFYFDQYQVRSLTGITRHWHLCFLAYTFFVQYEQRR, encoded by the coding sequence ATGAATGAGGTATCTGTTATTGTGACTAATCATACCGGGCTTGAGGATAGAGAAATATTCGCAAGATACAAGAGGAGATGGGAGATAGAATGCGTATTTCGTGAACTCAAGGACAACTTTTATTTCGACCAGTATCAAGTGAGAAGTCTCACTGGTATAACGAGGCATTGGCATTTATGCTTTCTTGCATACACTTTCTTTGTTCAATACGAACAAAGACGCTAA
- a CDS encoding kelch repeat-containing protein, translating to MISRRDENIYIILLAVLVFIGIIGSEVSVFADSWIRKADMPTGRNSPGIAVFESKVYVIGGSNPVGLQYFRINEEYDPSTDSWVMKASMPTPRRGLAAATANGKIYAIGGTGPWGVCWNNENEEYNPVTNTWIKKADMPTIRWGLGAATFRSKTAIEKIYVIGGWAGNNPPVAANEEYDPSTNTWTTKTPLPTPRQYLAVVATETRIYAVGGWDYSSMSRANEEYDPETNTWSIKADMPTARGNLGAATVMGKVYAIGGFSHSTPFETANEEYNPETDTWSTKAPMPTGRQHVAVVAVGKNIYAIGGWSLQGHAQSVNEEYSPDIGVEETQNVKFEMQNAKLTILPNPFNRKTVISVQGLVLSEAKNLSLQIYDLTGRLVKSFPLIPTGVAAVTWAGIDDFGKLLPAGVYFCKLERSKSSVTYQIILMR from the coding sequence ATGATTAGCAGAAGAGATGAGAATATATATATAATATTATTAGCTGTCCTTGTATTTATTGGAATAATTGGGTCTGAGGTGTCTGTATTTGCTGACAGCTGGATCAGAAAAGCTGATATGCCGACTGGAAGGAATAGCCCGGGTATAGCTGTGTTTGAGTCCAAGGTATATGTTATAGGAGGAAGTAATCCTGTGGGGCTTCAATATTTTCGTATTAATGAGGAGTACGACCCGTCAACTGACTCTTGGGTTATGAAGGCAAGTATGCCAACTCCTCGTCGTGGTCTTGCGGCAGCGACCGCAAATGGCAAAATCTATGCTATAGGAGGAACGGGGCCTTGGGGTGTGTGTTGGAACAATGAGAATGAAGAATACAACCCAGTGACTAATACCTGGATAAAAAAAGCAGATATGCCAACCATCCGTTGGGGATTAGGTGCAGCTACATTTCGCTCTAAAACTGCTATAGAGAAAATATACGTTATAGGGGGATGGGCAGGTAACAATCCACCTGTTGCTGCTAATGAGGAGTATGACCCGTCTACTAATACCTGGACAACAAAGACACCTTTACCGACTCCGCGTCAGTATTTAGCAGTGGTTGCAACAGAAACAAGGATATACGCTGTAGGGGGATGGGATTATAGTAGTATGAGTAGAGCTAACGAGGAGTACGACCCTGAAACCAACACATGGTCTATTAAAGCAGATATGCCAACTGCACGTGGCAACTTAGGGGCAGCTACAGTAATGGGTAAAGTATACGCTATAGGTGGATTCTCTCATTCTACCCCTTTTGAGACTGCTAACGAGGAGTATAACCCTGAAACTGACACCTGGTCCACAAAGGCACCTATGCCAACAGGCCGTCAGCATGTAGCAGTAGTTGCAGTAGGTAAAAATATATACGCTATTGGCGGATGGAGCTTACAAGGTCATGCTCAGTCTGTTAATGAGGAGTATTCTCCTGATATAGGAGTTGAGGAAACGCAAAATGTAAAATTTGAAATGCAAAATGCAAAATTGACTATCTTACCTAATCCGTTTAATAGGAAAACAGTGATTAGTGTTCAGGGATTAGTTCTGAGCGAAGCGAAGAATCTTAGTTTGCAAATTTACGATTTAACTGGTAGATTAGTTAAATCCTTTCCGCTAATCCCGACAGGGGTTGCGGCTGTTACTTGGGCTGGTATTGATGATTTTGGTAAGTTATTACCGGCTGGAGTGTATTTTTGCAAATTAGAAAGAAGTAAATCCAGTGTAACTTATCAAATCATATTGATGAGGTAA
- a CDS encoding T9SS type A sorting domain-containing protein: MKSSLFVVLFLIYTSWFVLSNPVFADSWATKAPMLTPRSCMGVATVNNKIYVIGGIQGEATLPVTEEYDPATNSWKGRAVMPTDRYNLGAASVNGKVYAIGGYKASLPPGVVNANEEYDPVTNSWTKKADMPTARSELAVVAVNDKIYAIGGSAGLNKNEEYDPSTNSWTTKSNMPTGRCNLKAAAVANKIYAIGGWPNGGSPLAVNEEYDPEKDLWATKAPIPTPRIAFAAASVGDKIYAIGGYYALDVNEEYDPVEDLWTTKTPMPTARMHLGAGVANDKIYAIGGTISTSLTVNEEYTPDLGVEETQNLKLKTQYSILEIYPNPFSHSTLAEIDVGYQLPAKSKVLLNVYNTTGKLVKTLVDESKEAGHYSINWNAKGIADGIYFLRLETDNLAITKKMVMVK, from the coding sequence ATGAAAAGCAGTTTATTTGTTGTTTTGTTTCTTATCTATACAAGTTGGTTTGTGTTATCAAACCCGGTATTTGCTGATAGTTGGGCTACAAAGGCACCTATGTTGACTCCACGTAGTTGTATGGGTGTAGCTACAGTTAATAATAAGATATACGTTATTGGCGGGATACAAGGCGAAGCTACGCTTCCCGTTACCGAGGAGTACGACCCAGCCACTAATTCATGGAAAGGGAGGGCTGTGATGCCAACTGACCGGTATAACCTTGGAGCAGCTTCAGTGAATGGCAAGGTATATGCTATTGGTGGATATAAAGCGTCGCTACCACCAGGCGTTGTTAATGCTAACGAGGAGTATGACCCTGTAACTAATTCGTGGACTAAAAAAGCAGATATGCCAACTGCACGCTCTGAGTTAGCGGTAGTAGCAGTAAATGATAAAATTTATGCTATCGGTGGGAGTGCCGGTCTCAATAAGAATGAGGAGTATGACCCATCCACTAATTCATGGACTACAAAGTCAAATATGCCAACGGGTCGCTGTAATTTAAAAGCTGCTGCAGTAGCTAATAAGATATACGCTATTGGTGGCTGGCCCAATGGTGGTAGTCCTCTCGCTGTTAACGAGGAATACGACCCAGAAAAAGATTTGTGGGCCACAAAGGCACCTATCCCGACACCTCGTATAGCGTTTGCAGCTGCATCAGTTGGCGATAAAATATATGCAATTGGTGGATATTATGCACTTGATGTTAATGAGGAGTACGACCCGGTGGAAGATTTATGGACTACAAAGACCCCTATGCCGACCGCACGTATGCACTTAGGGGCAGGGGTAGCGAATGATAAAATATATGCTATTGGTGGGACAATCAGTACTTCTCTTACAGTTAATGAGGAATATACACCTGATTTAGGAGTTGAAGAAACTCAAAACTTAAAACTTAAAACTCAATACTCAATACTTGAAATCTATCCTAATCCATTCAGCCATTCCACTTTAGCCGAGATAGATGTGGGTTATCAGCTGCCGGCTAAAAGCAAAGTATTGCTCAATGTTTACAATACTACAGGCAAATTGGTAAAGACACTGGTTGATGAGTCTAAAGAAGCTGGCCACTATTCTATTAACTGGAATGCTAAAGGAATAGCGGATGGTATATATTTCTTAAGACTTGAGACTGATAATTTGGCTATCACCAAAAAGATGGTGATGGTGAAATGA
- a CDS encoding radical SAM protein produces the protein MAKGEVELIKLVDKARANLIPIEVHLELTYNCNLRCKHCYITDYHSNDLDTGQWKLIIQELQEAGTLFLTFTGGEPFLREDIIELANYAKKLHFGFVFNTNGIYITPQIADAIKELAPYYVQVSIYGAVPEIHDQVTGVKGSFKKSINAIHYLRERRVPTSITTAVMKDNVHEVLRVKELATQLGASFYIGSRILPKRDQKPLGVQTSCNKICPESLQISDEDVISLAPDLFTAPEEDDLNSTITMGKKVIECGAGRNTCRISPEGDLYPCIIMPLKAGNVLKEGFSKLWYHSEVLNRLRKLANTPVPDCEGCELAKYCFRCLGTVVLEGRDFTDKSPQFCRKALAIKKFLAQRKQ, from the coding sequence ATGGCGAAAGGTGAGGTGGAACTAATCAAACTTGTTGATAAAGCAAGAGCTAACCTTATTCCAATAGAAGTCCATCTTGAACTCACCTACAACTGCAATTTACGCTGCAAGCATTGTTATATTACAGATTATCATAGCAATGACTTAGATACCGGGCAATGGAAATTAATTATTCAAGAATTACAAGAGGCGGGCACTTTATTCTTAACATTTACTGGGGGTGAACCATTCTTAAGAGAAGATATCATTGAATTAGCAAATTATGCTAAAAAGCTACATTTTGGGTTCGTCTTCAATACAAATGGGATATATATAACACCCCAAATTGCTGATGCTATTAAAGAGCTTGCACCTTACTATGTTCAAGTAAGCATATATGGTGCCGTGCCAGAAATTCATGACCAAGTTACTGGTGTAAAGGGCTCTTTCAAAAAATCAATTAATGCTATACACTATTTACGTGAAAGAAGAGTTCCAACATCTATAACTACGGCTGTAATGAAAGATAATGTACATGAGGTACTCAGAGTTAAGGAACTTGCAACTCAATTAGGGGCGAGTTTCTACATAGGTAGTAGAATCCTACCAAAACGTGACCAAAAACCGTTAGGTGTACAAACATCCTGTAATAAAATATGCCCTGAAAGTTTACAAATTTCTGATGAAGATGTTATTTCACTTGCTCCAGATTTATTTACTGCTCCTGAAGAGGATGATTTGAATTCTACTATAACTATGGGGAAGAAAGTCATAGAATGTGGTGCTGGCCGAAATACCTGCAGAATATCACCTGAGGGTGACCTGTATCCCTGTATCATAATGCCACTTAAGGCTGGAAATGTGCTTAAAGAAGGATTCAGTAAATTATGGTATCATTCTGAAGTATTAAACAGGTTGCGCAAGCTTGCAAATACTCCGGTCCCAGATTGTGAGGGCTGTGAGTTAGCTAAATACTGCTTTCGTTGTCTGGGTACAGTTGTATTAGAGGGAAGAGACTTTACAGATAAATCACCACAGTTCTGTCGTAAAGCATTAGCTATAAAGAAATTTTTAGCCCAGAGAAAACAATGA